The following are encoded together in the Geobacter sulfurreducens PCA genome:
- a CDS encoding protein-glutamate methylesterase/protein-glutamine glutaminase produces MKKIKVLIVDDSAVVRQTMADILASDPQIEVMATAADPFIAAERMKSDVPDVITLDVEMPRMDGITFLQKIMSQHPIPVVMCSTLTENGSETAMKALEYGAVEIIQKPKLGTKQFLEESRVRICDAIKAASQARLRKIPARPHAVAPKLSADVILEKPASRAMIQTTERVVVVGASTGGTEALRVFLESFPADCPPIVIVQHMPEGFTRAFAQRLDGICRISVKEAADNDSVIRGRALIAPGNRHMLLKRSGARYYVEIKDGPLVSRHRPSVDVLFRSAARYAGKNAVGVIMTGMGDDGASGMREMKDAGAMTIAQDEASCVVFGMPNEAIKRGGTVKVLPLESIAADVIRHCS; encoded by the coding sequence ATGAAGAAAATCAAAGTACTGATTGTTGATGATTCAGCAGTGGTGCGTCAGACCATGGCGGATATTCTCGCCTCGGATCCTCAGATCGAGGTAATGGCCACGGCTGCGGATCCCTTTATCGCAGCGGAGCGGATGAAGAGCGACGTGCCGGACGTCATTACCCTGGATGTGGAGATGCCGCGCATGGACGGCATCACCTTCCTCCAGAAGATAATGAGCCAGCATCCGATTCCAGTGGTCATGTGCTCCACGCTGACCGAGAATGGCTCTGAAACGGCCATGAAAGCCCTTGAGTACGGGGCGGTGGAGATCATCCAGAAACCGAAACTCGGCACAAAGCAGTTTCTCGAGGAGTCCCGGGTCAGGATCTGCGATGCTATCAAGGCTGCCAGCCAGGCGAGGCTGAGAAAGATACCAGCCCGTCCCCACGCCGTTGCCCCAAAGCTCAGTGCCGACGTTATTCTTGAGAAGCCGGCCTCCCGCGCCATGATCCAGACTACGGAGAGAGTTGTGGTGGTGGGGGCCTCCACTGGCGGTACCGAGGCATTGCGCGTCTTCCTGGAGTCTTTTCCCGCCGATTGTCCGCCCATCGTCATTGTTCAGCACATGCCCGAAGGGTTCACCCGGGCCTTTGCCCAGAGGCTCGACGGTATCTGTCGCATCTCGGTCAAGGAGGCCGCCGATAATGATTCGGTGATCCGCGGCAGAGCCCTCATCGCCCCGGGCAACCGGCACATGCTCCTCAAGCGGAGCGGCGCCCGGTACTATGTAGAGATAAAGGACGGACCACTCGTTTCCCGCCATCGCCCCTCGGTGGATGTTCTGTTCCGTTCGGCGGCCCGGTATGCCGGCAAGAACGCTGTGGGAGTCATTATGACCGGCATGGGAGACGACGGCGCCAGCGGCATGCGCGAGATGAAGGATGCCGGTGCCATGACCATTGCCCAGGACGAAGCGAGCTGCGTGGTGTTCGGCATGCCCAACGAAGCCATCAAACGCGGTGGTACGGTCAAGGTGCTGCCTTTGGAATCCATTGCTGCGGACGTTATCCGGCACTGTAGTTGA
- a CDS encoding chemotaxis protein CheD — protein MTARHPKLPHVYLKPGEFHFATKPTVVTTVLGSCVSVTMFDVFSRTAAICHALLPDGPRDDVFRYVDSSIIRMLEMFMSRGITPRQLQVKLFGGSDMLGATASRPGVGSRNVDIARQVLAAEGLEVAAADVGGTRGRKLFFYTHTGEVLLKRLNRTEADS, from the coding sequence ATGACCGCCCGGCATCCCAAGCTGCCCCATGTCTACCTGAAGCCGGGAGAGTTCCATTTCGCCACGAAGCCGACTGTGGTAACTACCGTGCTGGGGTCCTGTGTTTCGGTCACGATGTTCGATGTATTCTCCCGTACGGCGGCCATCTGTCATGCGCTGTTGCCTGACGGACCGCGGGATGATGTCTTTCGGTACGTTGACTCGTCTATCATCCGAATGCTGGAGATGTTCATGTCACGCGGAATAACCCCGCGCCAGCTCCAAGTGAAATTGTTCGGCGGTTCGGATATGCTGGGGGCGACCGCAAGCCGGCCGGGTGTCGGCAGCCGCAACGTGGACATTGCCCGACAGGTACTTGCGGCCGAAGGACTTGAGGTTGCTGCGGCAGATGTGGGAGGAACCCGGGGCCGCAAGCTCTTCTTCTATACCCATACGGGTGAGGTGCTGCTCAAACGGTTGAACCGCACCGAGGCGGACAGTTGA
- a CDS encoding ATP-binding protein produces MRRNLQGDIVASIPWRKSIAGKMVLIFCSLFAVVLLAVQSVELYGLPYGLFKGSIEEMIDQEFVALGTVADTKKILIESWLKERRSDARIVAVNPVVRALINIPNPSAAMTKTVSTWLASLLDTYQYESISIVDAVTGLPIASAGNHPPGPVTPYSYLQTAARPGVDESIIIVGTQDRIHVVRQLGYEQSDHGEPRALLVIELNTDAVFKPILATPMATLLGKSWEVILADSASGRLIQRMAADSDSPVPATIRDNALQLAQGGSEGTIIDTDYRNVPVLAAYRHIPLSADSSWGLVIKKDKAEVLAPAHRNRQVFLWFSLFGIFIVCLISLIISRALTGPLRMIMSTSAEIESGNLSARVPVLGSDELADLGRTFNAMVDQLQAWHEELDARVLVQTEEIRAINEDLERRVAARTEELQAALKDMESFSYSISHDLRAPLRAIDGFCGILNEEFRERLPEEAGKYLVRMSHNARRMGQLIDDLLAFSRLSRQPLERETVDMGLLFREVFESLMSDGEPRNVVFEVAPLPQCQADPKLLRQVVINLLSNALKFSGGRSPANIAVTSRSVDGETVYSVTDNGVGFDHAYADKLFGVFQRYHKSEEFEGTGVGLAIVHNIIQRHGGRVWAESEPGKGATFSFTIGSEVSGEAAPGWSGDGRTA; encoded by the coding sequence ATGCGCCGTAATCTCCAAGGGGACATAGTCGCTTCCATCCCCTGGCGGAAAAGCATTGCCGGGAAAATGGTCCTCATTTTCTGTTCCCTGTTCGCGGTTGTGTTGCTGGCGGTACAGTCGGTAGAGTTGTATGGGCTTCCGTACGGTCTGTTCAAGGGGAGCATTGAGGAAATGATCGACCAGGAGTTCGTGGCGCTCGGCACGGTTGCGGACACCAAAAAGATCCTGATCGAGTCGTGGCTCAAGGAGCGCCGGAGCGATGCCAGGATCGTTGCGGTCAATCCGGTGGTCAGGGCACTCATCAATATCCCAAACCCCTCTGCTGCGATGACTAAAACGGTGTCGACCTGGCTGGCGAGCCTGCTCGACACGTACCAGTATGAGTCGATCAGCATCGTTGATGCCGTGACCGGACTTCCGATCGCCTCTGCGGGGAATCATCCCCCAGGCCCTGTTACTCCTTATTCTTACCTTCAGACTGCTGCCCGTCCCGGAGTTGATGAGAGCATCATAATTGTCGGCACTCAGGATCGCATTCACGTGGTACGCCAGCTTGGCTACGAGCAGTCCGACCACGGGGAGCCGCGGGCGCTCCTTGTTATCGAGCTGAACACGGACGCAGTGTTCAAGCCGATCCTCGCTACCCCTATGGCGACCCTGCTCGGCAAATCATGGGAGGTGATCCTGGCCGATTCTGCTTCAGGCCGTCTTATCCAGCGCATGGCCGCTGACTCGGATTCGCCGGTGCCGGCAACGATTCGGGATAATGCCCTGCAACTGGCCCAGGGTGGGAGCGAGGGAACCATTATCGACACCGATTACCGGAACGTTCCGGTTCTTGCCGCCTACCGCCACATACCACTGTCGGCAGACAGTTCCTGGGGGCTCGTCATCAAAAAGGACAAAGCCGAAGTCCTTGCCCCGGCCCACAGAAACCGTCAGGTGTTTCTGTGGTTCAGCTTGTTCGGCATCTTCATAGTGTGCCTTATCTCGCTGATTATTTCGCGGGCATTGACGGGGCCGCTGCGAATGATCATGAGCACGAGCGCGGAGATCGAAAGCGGCAACCTGTCGGCCCGGGTACCTGTTCTTGGGTCGGACGAACTGGCCGACCTCGGCCGAACCTTCAATGCCATGGTTGACCAACTCCAGGCCTGGCATGAAGAACTGGACGCGAGGGTTCTTGTCCAGACAGAGGAAATCAGGGCAATAAATGAAGATCTCGAGCGCCGTGTCGCTGCAAGGACGGAAGAGCTGCAGGCAGCCCTCAAGGATATGGAGTCGTTTTCCTATAGCATTTCCCATGACCTGCGCGCCCCATTGCGGGCCATCGACGGGTTTTGCGGGATCCTGAATGAAGAGTTCCGGGAGCGGTTGCCGGAAGAGGCCGGGAAGTACCTTGTCCGCATGTCTCACAATGCCCGACGCATGGGGCAGCTCATAGACGACCTGCTGGCCTTTTCGCGTCTTTCGCGCCAGCCGCTCGAGCGTGAAACGGTTGATATGGGTCTGCTGTTCAGAGAGGTGTTCGAGTCGCTGATGTCCGATGGAGAACCGCGAAACGTTGTGTTCGAGGTGGCGCCGCTGCCGCAGTGCCAAGCCGACCCCAAGCTGTTGAGGCAAGTGGTAATCAATCTGCTGAGTAATGCTCTTAAGTTCAGCGGGGGGCGCTCACCGGCGAACATTGCGGTGACCAGCCGCAGTGTGGATGGCGAGACGGTCTACTCGGTGACCGACAATGGCGTCGGTTTTGATCATGCCTACGCGGATAAACTGTTCGGCGTCTTCCAGCGCTATCACAAGAGCGAGGAGTTTGAGGGGACCGGCGTGGGGCTCGCCATCGTCCACAACATTATTCAACGTCACGGGGGACGGGTATGGGCGGAGTCGGAACCCGGCAAGGGAGCGACCTTTTCCTTTACGATTGGTAGTGAAGTGAGTGGGGAAGCGGCACCCGGGTGGAGCGGAGACGGGCGCACGGCATAA
- a CDS encoding methyl-accepting chemotaxis protein, giving the protein MFKNMKVGLRLGIGFGVVVTVFMIAILVTLVLLREVNQESRQVAEESIPFLMSAYEMDVALAELTENLTDVAATHSPDGFKGAEEAAAIVKREITKFREMFRKENDTVALKELDDVEAAFTAFHLSGVKMAKVYMEQGIGAGNPLMKEFDNAHEVLIEKVEKLQKSQVDEALGNSRDNVAAVGKVTMVLIGFGIVAVLIGVAVAFFITRSITLPLVRAMEASNRLAEGDLTIEIVADREDEAGQLLKSMKNMIDSLRSLATTAERVAEGDLAVEVVVRSDRDVLARNLHGMLETLKGLRQETDELIGAVRDGRLSVRGNARTFSGGWGELLTGINQLVDAFVQPIQVTATALNRISRGDIPEKITAEYKGDFNEIKINLNSLIDAMNSITALAQELSAGNLTVEVKERSERDELMKALASMVTKLRDVVADIMIAADNVTSGSQQLSSTSEEMSQGATEQAASAEEASSSMEQMSSNIRQNADNAAQTERIAIKSAADAIEGGKAVGNTVSAMKEIASKISIIEEIARQTNLLALNAAIEAARAGEHGKGFAVVASEVRKLAERSQKAAGEISELSSSSVEVAVRAGELLATIVPDIQRTSELVQEISAACREQDTGAEQINKAIQQLDQVIQQNASAAEEMSSTAEELSSQAEQLQDTVAFFSIGGEMKRKIAPKPSRPNAKASIRLPAAPHGTANGYGRTSASVTGGFALDMAGHDHLDNEFEKF; this is encoded by the coding sequence ATGTTCAAGAACATGAAGGTAGGCTTAAGGCTCGGTATCGGTTTTGGCGTGGTGGTGACTGTGTTCATGATTGCGATCCTAGTTACACTTGTGCTGTTGCGTGAGGTCAATCAGGAGTCGCGTCAGGTCGCCGAAGAGTCGATACCATTCCTCATGAGTGCATACGAGATGGATGTGGCCTTGGCGGAGCTGACGGAGAATCTCACAGACGTGGCAGCTACCCATAGTCCTGATGGTTTCAAGGGGGCAGAGGAGGCAGCTGCTATTGTAAAGCGGGAAATAACGAAGTTTCGTGAAATGTTCCGCAAGGAGAACGACACCGTTGCATTGAAGGAGTTGGATGATGTGGAGGCTGCGTTTACCGCCTTTCACCTCAGCGGCGTCAAGATGGCCAAGGTCTATATGGAGCAGGGAATTGGAGCGGGTAACCCTCTGATGAAAGAATTCGATAATGCCCACGAGGTACTGATCGAAAAGGTCGAGAAGCTTCAAAAGAGCCAGGTGGATGAGGCTCTAGGCAATAGCCGCGACAATGTTGCCGCAGTCGGTAAGGTGACCATGGTCCTAATCGGATTCGGGATTGTAGCCGTTTTGATAGGCGTGGCCGTCGCGTTTTTCATTACCCGGAGCATTACGCTTCCGCTCGTCCGCGCCATGGAAGCCAGCAATCGCCTTGCAGAGGGAGATTTGACCATTGAGATTGTTGCTGACCGCGAGGATGAGGCGGGGCAACTGCTGAAGTCCATGAAGAACATGATTGATTCCCTGCGGTCTCTGGCTACAACGGCAGAGCGTGTGGCAGAAGGAGATCTGGCAGTCGAGGTTGTTGTCCGTTCAGATCGTGACGTTCTTGCCCGAAACCTCCACGGCATGCTTGAGACGCTCAAAGGGCTGCGTCAGGAAACAGATGAACTTATCGGTGCGGTTCGTGACGGCAGGTTAAGCGTGCGCGGCAATGCGCGAACCTTCAGTGGAGGTTGGGGGGAGCTTCTGACCGGTATCAACCAGTTGGTGGACGCTTTTGTGCAGCCGATACAGGTTACTGCTACGGCGCTTAATCGTATCAGCCGCGGTGATATACCGGAGAAGATAACGGCGGAATACAAAGGAGATTTCAACGAAATCAAGATCAATCTCAACAGTCTCATCGATGCTATGAATTCAATTACCGCCCTCGCCCAAGAGCTCTCTGCCGGCAATCTGACAGTTGAGGTTAAAGAGCGGTCTGAGCGGGACGAGTTGATGAAGGCACTTGCGTCTATGGTGACCAAGCTGCGCGATGTGGTGGCGGATATCATGATAGCTGCCGACAACGTCACGTCAGGCAGTCAACAACTGTCGTCCACGTCCGAGGAGATGAGCCAGGGGGCCACCGAGCAGGCTGCTTCGGCAGAGGAGGCCTCGTCGAGCATGGAACAGATGTCGTCCAATATCCGCCAGAATGCGGATAATGCGGCGCAGACCGAGAGGATTGCCATCAAGTCTGCGGCGGACGCCATCGAGGGAGGGAAGGCGGTCGGCAATACCGTGTCAGCCATGAAGGAGATCGCATCGAAGATTTCCATCATTGAAGAGATTGCACGGCAGACTAACCTGCTGGCGCTCAATGCGGCGATCGAGGCGGCGCGTGCCGGCGAACACGGGAAAGGATTCGCCGTGGTGGCGAGTGAGGTACGCAAGCTTGCTGAGAGAAGCCAGAAAGCAGCGGGCGAAATCAGTGAGCTCTCTTCTTCGAGCGTAGAGGTTGCAGTCAGGGCAGGCGAATTGCTTGCCACCATCGTGCCCGATATTCAGCGAACCTCTGAACTGGTGCAGGAGATCAGCGCCGCCTGCCGTGAACAGGATACGGGTGCCGAGCAGATCAACAAGGCCATCCAGCAGCTTGATCAGGTGATCCAGCAGAATGCCTCGGCGGCGGAGGAAATGTCGTCCACGGCTGAGGAGCTTTCGTCGCAGGCCGAGCAGCTTCAGGACACGGTCGCTTTCTTCAGTATTGGTGGAGAGATGAAACGTAAGATTGCGCCAAAGCCGTCTCGACCGAACGCCAAGGCGAGCATCAGGCTCCCTGCGGCTCCTCACGGCACGGCCAACGGTTATGGCCGAACGAGTGCTTCTGTTACCGGCGGCTTTGCCCTGGATATGGCAGGCCACGATCATCTGGACAACGAGTTCGAAAAATTCTGA
- a CDS encoding methyl-accepting chemotaxis protein: MPRVLSLWQRYLDLSVNAKLMLYVACFTVWLILVGAAGLWGMGVLSTGINRDGLALRRVLLVSGLKNDLLYLRHDLDRYFLENGNAASRAIHDAEQRLKTIAGGIEALERHEPDAEQRRLLGVFAQEFALYREAVVRLIDLQKRALETGDVTVRSAAASYAREDILPLFFGASDAVTDLVEFDRQQALQTVDANGLQYARLSRVLPALIVAAVTLGLFFGIVIARSITKPLARILAAVESLATGNLNVDAPVGARDDLGRLAVGINAMVGRFRDVVTSICRDSEAVAGAASQLSGTACQLSEAATEQAAAAEDASSSMEQISSAIRANVQNAQTTADVANRSSIDAAAGGETVTETVALMKEISRKIMVIEEIARQTNLLALNAAIEAARAGDHGKGFAVVAGEVRKLAERSQSAAAEIGRLSVTSVEVAERAGTLFGAIIPDIRQTAELVQGISSACHEQETGVGQINRAIRQLDAVIQQNASASEQMASTAQELSSQADMLLDAVSFFRLGETNRYQESRSELSGIS; encoded by the coding sequence ATGCCGAGAGTGCTCAGCCTCTGGCAGCGTTATCTCGATCTCTCCGTCAATGCCAAATTGATGCTGTATGTGGCCTGCTTCACCGTCTGGCTCATTTTGGTGGGGGCGGCCGGGTTGTGGGGCATGGGAGTGTTGAGCACCGGCATCAACCGCGACGGGCTTGCATTGCGGCGTGTGCTTCTGGTGTCCGGGCTCAAGAACGATTTGCTCTACTTGCGCCACGACCTTGATCGCTATTTTCTCGAAAATGGAAATGCCGCGAGCCGTGCCATACACGATGCCGAACAACGGCTCAAAACCATTGCTGGTGGCATAGAGGCACTTGAACGTCACGAGCCCGACGCGGAGCAGCGCAGGCTCCTGGGGGTCTTCGCGCAAGAGTTTGCACTGTATCGCGAAGCAGTAGTGCGGCTTATTGACCTGCAAAAGCGAGCCCTTGAGACGGGAGATGTCACTGTGCGGTCAGCGGCGGCCTCCTATGCCCGAGAGGATATTCTGCCCCTCTTTTTCGGGGCTTCCGATGCGGTAACCGATCTGGTGGAGTTTGATCGCCAGCAGGCCTTGCAGACCGTAGATGCGAACGGCCTGCAGTATGCCCGGCTTTCACGGGTTCTACCGGCACTGATCGTGGCAGCTGTTACACTGGGGCTTTTTTTCGGGATTGTCATTGCCCGTTCCATTACCAAGCCTCTCGCGCGTATTCTCGCTGCGGTCGAATCTCTTGCCACCGGCAACCTGAACGTGGATGCTCCCGTTGGTGCGCGAGACGATCTTGGCCGGTTGGCCGTGGGAATCAATGCCATGGTTGGGCGGTTCCGGGACGTTGTGACGTCGATATGCAGAGATAGCGAGGCTGTGGCCGGAGCTGCATCCCAGCTGTCGGGAACCGCCTGCCAGTTGTCCGAGGCCGCCACAGAGCAGGCTGCCGCTGCGGAAGATGCGTCGTCGAGCATGGAACAGATAAGCTCCGCCATCCGGGCGAATGTCCAGAACGCCCAAACAACGGCAGATGTTGCCAACCGGAGTTCCATCGATGCTGCCGCGGGGGGGGAAACGGTGACGGAAACCGTGGCGTTGATGAAGGAGATCTCCAGAAAGATCATGGTGATTGAGGAGATAGCTCGTCAAACCAATCTGCTGGCGCTCAACGCCGCCATTGAGGCGGCACGGGCCGGTGACCACGGGAAGGGGTTTGCCGTGGTTGCCGGTGAAGTCCGTAAACTGGCGGAGCGGAGCCAGTCGGCCGCGGCCGAGATCGGCCGGCTTTCGGTAACGAGCGTCGAGGTGGCTGAGCGGGCAGGCACCCTGTTCGGCGCCATTATTCCCGATATCCGCCAGACGGCTGAGCTTGTCCAGGGAATCAGCTCCGCCTGCCACGAGCAGGAAACCGGCGTTGGCCAGATCAATCGGGCCATACGTCAGCTAGATGCCGTGATTCAGCAGAATGCTTCGGCTTCCGAGCAGATGGCGTCGACGGCGCAGGAATTGTCATCTCAGGCGGACATGCTGCTTGATGCCGTCAGTTTCTTTCGACTGGGTGAGACTAACCGGTATCAGGAATCCCGTAGCGAACTATCGGGAATTTCCTGA
- a CDS encoding chemotaxis protein CheW produces MSVTTITETRQYLTFKLDDEVFAVDVAKVREILELTSITKVPQTPQFMRGVINLRGSVVPVVDLRLKFGMSETAPTVDTCIIVVEVAHEHETLVLGALADSVQEVFEMEPGQVEPAPRIGTKLNTDFILGMGKHDGQFIMILDIDRTFTSDELATAGSVSGEAA; encoded by the coding sequence ATGAGCGTTACTACAATCACCGAAACCAGGCAGTATCTTACCTTCAAGCTTGACGATGAGGTGTTTGCCGTTGACGTGGCAAAGGTTCGGGAGATCCTTGAGCTTACCTCCATTACCAAGGTACCGCAGACTCCTCAGTTCATGCGCGGTGTGATCAACCTGCGGGGAAGCGTGGTGCCGGTTGTTGACCTGAGGCTCAAATTCGGCATGTCCGAGACTGCGCCGACCGTCGATACCTGCATCATCGTTGTTGAAGTGGCCCATGAGCACGAGACGCTCGTCCTCGGCGCCCTGGCCGACTCAGTGCAGGAAGTTTTCGAAATGGAGCCGGGGCAGGTCGAGCCTGCCCCCCGGATCGGAACCAAGCTCAATACCGATTTCATCCTCGGTATGGGAAAACACGATGGACAGTTCATCATGATCCTTGATATCGATCGGACTTTCACCAGCGACGAACTTGCAACTGCCGGTTCGGTGTCGGGCGAAGCGGCCTAA
- a CDS encoding CheR family methyltransferase: MFSAATDRITTAAMTDREFARFSEFIYDTCGIKMPPVKKTMLEARLQKRLRKLGISSFKDYSEYLFSRTGTETELVHLIDVVTTNKTDFFREPAHFDYLVSQALPELMERTGAGLRKPLSIWSAGCSSGEEPYTLAMVLSEFSEQQNISFSILATDICTTVLDKARLAVYDEERIDPVPMSLRRKYLLRGKGEQKGLVRVVPQLRHRITFRRLNFMDGDFGMREPMDIIFCRNVVIYFDKATQERLLNKFYRQLIPGGYLFMGHSETLSGLDVPFVQMASTVYRKPL, translated from the coding sequence ATGTTCAGCGCTGCAACTGACAGGATTACCACGGCGGCTATGACCGACCGGGAGTTTGCCCGATTCAGCGAGTTTATCTATGACACCTGCGGCATTAAGATGCCGCCGGTCAAAAAGACTATGCTGGAGGCCCGGCTCCAGAAGCGGTTGCGCAAGCTGGGGATCAGCTCGTTCAAGGACTACTCGGAGTATCTGTTTAGCCGCACCGGTACCGAGACAGAGCTCGTCCATCTGATCGATGTCGTAACCACCAACAAGACGGATTTTTTTCGCGAACCTGCCCATTTCGACTATCTGGTCTCCCAAGCCCTGCCCGAACTCATGGAGCGAACCGGCGCCGGCCTGCGCAAGCCGCTTTCCATCTGGAGCGCCGGCTGTTCCAGCGGCGAAGAGCCCTATACTCTCGCGATGGTTCTCTCGGAGTTCAGTGAGCAGCAGAATATTTCCTTTTCGATCCTCGCCACCGATATCTGTACCACCGTTCTCGACAAGGCCAGACTCGCCGTGTATGACGAAGAGCGGATCGATCCGGTTCCCATGTCGCTGCGTCGCAAATACCTGCTCCGTGGGAAAGGAGAGCAGAAGGGACTGGTACGGGTCGTACCCCAGCTCCGCCATCGCATCACGTTCCGGCGCCTCAATTTCATGGACGGCGACTTCGGTATGCGGGAGCCGATGGACATCATTTTCTGCCGCAATGTGGTCATCTATTTCGACAAGGCGACGCAGGAGCGGCTGCTTAACAAGTTCTACCGCCAGCTGATCCCGGGCGGCTATCTGTTCATGGGGCATTCCGAGACCCTTTCGGGGCTGGATGTCCCCTTTGTGCAGATGGCATCCACCGTGTACCGGAAACCGCTATGA
- a CDS encoding NrtA/SsuA/CpmA family ABC transporter substrate-binding protein, which yields MNPRRLSGLLLVFLLVMSAFCLCSTGPVAAAELSRGPQAEVTVAYQPLASPGGIIVQAMQHDRILRRELARRGMSLRFVAAGKGGDVIPMLQKGDAHFATMADMPLIEAVNVVPLSIIGQLKRNYAMVVGPRGLSAKDLKGKRIGNAFATTGHFALLKVLSSAGLSERDVALVPLDVNLMPDALRNGHVDAFAAWEPTPSLTIGRNPDRYGAIGRQQSISFLVSTREFTAQHPEAARQVAAALVRAMHWFKVDRSHVITAVRWNIAATEALTGAKPQVGEREYAKSARADLEELGYSPKMSRSLTSKRSLLLDAQEFLKSIGKVPRAAAEDALIGSFTYDIVEDVMKKPTQYYLSRFDYAP from the coding sequence ATGAATCCACGACGACTCTCTGGGCTGCTCCTGGTATTCCTGCTGGTGATGTCGGCCTTTTGCCTCTGCTCGACCGGCCCTGTCGCAGCGGCCGAGCTTTCCCGCGGCCCGCAGGCGGAAGTTACCGTGGCTTACCAGCCGCTGGCCTCGCCGGGGGGGATAATCGTCCAGGCAATGCAGCACGATCGCATCTTGCGACGCGAACTGGCCCGGAGGGGGATGTCGCTCCGATTCGTCGCCGCCGGCAAGGGGGGCGATGTCATTCCCATGCTCCAGAAGGGGGATGCCCACTTTGCAACCATGGCCGATATGCCTCTTATCGAGGCGGTCAACGTCGTCCCCCTGTCCATTATCGGTCAGCTCAAACGGAATTACGCCATGGTTGTGGGCCCTCGCGGGCTGTCGGCGAAAGACTTGAAGGGAAAGCGGATCGGGAACGCATTTGCGACGACCGGCCACTTCGCCCTGCTGAAGGTCCTCTCCAGCGCCGGCCTTTCGGAGCGCGATGTGGCTCTTGTTCCCCTTGATGTAAACCTGATGCCCGATGCGCTACGGAACGGCCACGTCGATGCGTTTGCCGCCTGGGAACCCACCCCGTCACTTACCATCGGCAGGAACCCGGATCGCTACGGCGCCATCGGCCGGCAGCAAAGCATCTCGTTCCTTGTTTCCACAAGGGAGTTCACCGCTCAGCATCCCGAGGCTGCCAGGCAGGTCGCTGCCGCGCTGGTGCGGGCGATGCACTGGTTCAAAGTTGACCGGTCCCATGTCATTACTGCGGTCAGATGGAACATCGCAGCAACTGAGGCATTGACCGGAGCCAAACCCCAAGTGGGCGAGCGGGAGTATGCAAAAAGCGCCAGAGCCGATCTGGAAGAGCTCGGCTATTCGCCCAAAATGTCCCGCTCTCTAACCAGTAAGCGATCCCTCCTTCTGGATGCGCAGGAGTTCCTCAAGTCAATCGGCAAGGTGCCCCGTGCCGCCGCTGAGGATGCTCTCATCGGCAGTTTTACCTACGATATTGTCGAGGATGTGATGAAGAAGCCGACACAGTATTACCTCTCCCGCTTCGACTATGCGCCGTAA
- a CDS encoding ABC transporter substrate-binding protein produces the protein MQWFAVVMLFFLLCSSAWPTERVAGSPGDTTVVSFAYFPQAVPVAVLGEVIKRDRLLAKALHRLNTEIRFQTLAKGSDALPLLRAGQIDGVMFSDLPTIEACYQSKLHIVGIVKQSYSVVVGRKGTMVSDLRGKRIGNAIGSTSHYALMQALATARLTEHDVTIVPMDVDAMPQALAQGGIDAFAAWEPIPTAALSRYPDRFAILFRQKSNSYFVLAQNLVTTHPDIARELAASLVRAIHWLERDRKNLSRASFWTIRTMREFAGKEPSLTEADIARITRNDLIDIPSVPLLPKGAENPGSILAKQFEFLKLVGRLPVGASWETVQRSFNRDLIQQVLANPKRYPLYRFDYAM, from the coding sequence ATGCAGTGGTTTGCCGTTGTTATGCTCTTCTTTCTGCTCTGTTCTTCGGCTTGGCCTACGGAGCGTGTAGCCGGCTCCCCAGGCGATACCACGGTCGTGTCATTCGCCTACTTCCCGCAAGCGGTGCCCGTCGCGGTGCTGGGAGAGGTGATCAAGCGGGACCGCCTGCTGGCAAAGGCTCTGCACAGGCTCAATACGGAGATTCGTTTTCAGACCCTTGCCAAAGGAAGCGATGCGCTTCCGCTTCTCAGGGCCGGGCAGATCGACGGCGTCATGTTTTCCGACCTTCCTACCATTGAGGCGTGCTACCAGTCCAAGCTCCACATCGTGGGGATCGTGAAGCAGAGCTATTCCGTTGTGGTGGGTCGCAAAGGGACCATGGTCAGCGATCTGCGCGGCAAACGGATCGGCAATGCGATCGGTTCGACCTCCCATTATGCGCTGATGCAGGCGCTTGCCACGGCCCGGTTAACGGAGCACGACGTTACCATCGTACCCATGGATGTGGACGCCATGCCCCAGGCCCTGGCCCAAGGCGGGATCGACGCGTTCGCCGCCTGGGAACCCATACCGACCGCGGCCCTTTCCCGCTATCCGGACCGTTTCGCCATTCTTTTCCGCCAGAAGAGCAATTCCTATTTCGTTCTTGCCCAGAATCTCGTCACGACCCATCCGGACATTGCCCGCGAGCTAGCCGCGTCGCTCGTTCGGGCAATTCACTGGCTGGAACGGGACCGGAAGAACCTGAGCCGCGCCAGTTTTTGGACGATCCGGACGATGAGGGAGTTCGCCGGCAAAGAGCCGTCTTTAACCGAAGCGGACATCGCACGCATTACCCGTAACGATCTGATCGATATCCCTTCCGTCCCGCTGCTGCCCAAAGGTGCGGAGAACCCGGGCTCTATTCTTGCCAAACAATTCGAATTCCTCAAGCTGGTTGGACGCCTTCCGGTTGGGGCATCGTGGGAAACGGTCCAGCGCAGCTTTAACCGTGATTTAATCCAGCAGGTTCTTGCCAATCCGAAGCGCTATCCCTTGTACCGCTTCGATTATGCAATGTGA